The following is a genomic window from Trueperaceae bacterium.
CTTGCCGGGGTCACGGTAGTAGCTTGAGGGCGGAAGGAGGTCTAGCCGATAGAGATCAAAGACCACTTCTTCGCGAGCGACCCTAGCGCCACTAGAGGCTCGACCGAGTAACCCGAACCGGCAGCAAGACAGAACGGCGGGTACCGACAGAGCGGGAAAAGGCGGCCGGGGTCGTTCCCTTGTGGACCCACCCATTGGAGACCCACGTCTTGTGGGGCCACGCCTTGCGGACCCACGTGCGCCGCCGCTGAACTCAAGTCCTTGTATCGCCCCCACCTCACCTGCTACAACACCCTTACCGAGGGTGTCACCCTCGAATCCTGCTCGGCCGACACCGAGCGAACCTGCAAGTGGGTCCGCGAGGGGCCCGGAGGAAGGCGGCGATGGCCTACATCATCACTGAACCGTGCATCGGGGTTAAGGACGCCTCGTGCGTGGACGTCTGCCCCGTCGAGTGCATCTACGAGGCCGACGACCAGTTCTACATCAACCCGGAAGAGTGCATCGACTGTGGCGCGTGCGTGCCCGCCTGCCCGGTCGACGCCATCTTCCCCGAGATGGACGTCCCGGAAGAGTGGGAGTCCTACATAGAGAAGAACACGAGGCTCTCCGGCCTCTGAGACGGTCGGGCCGGGGTCGGACGCGCCGCGAGATGCGCCCAGTGACGGCCCCGGCAACCGGCCGGCCCGCTCGTCAGCCCGCGTAACCGACATCGACGACGTGCTCCCGCCCGTCGTCGATCAGCTTCACGACGGCCGCGGGCGCCGCGCGCTCCGCGGCACCGACCGCGGCGGTCCGCGCGCCGGGCGCCGCGCCGTCGCCTACCGCGGGGGGGGCGTCGACGCGCTTGGCGCGCAGCACGTAGCTGCTGGCGCCGTATCGGTAGCGCACCTCGAACCCCGGCCACTCGGGAGGCACCCGCGGCGTGACGCGCAGCTCGTCCCCCACGCGCTCCAGGCCGAGCAGGCCCTCGAGGCCGAAGCGGTAGAACCAGGCGGCCGAGCCCGTGTACCAGCTCCACCCACCCCTACCCACGTGCGGCGGCAGGCTGTAGACGTCGGCCGTGATCACGTACGGCTCGACCTTGAAGCGCAGCGCGCCCTCGCGGTCCGAGCTATGCATGACGGGGTCGATGAGCTGGTGCAGGGCGTGCGCCGCCCCCCCGTCCCCCAGTTCCGCGAACGCCCACGCCGACCAGATGACGCCGTGCGTGTACTGCCCGCCGTTCTCGCGCACGCCGGGGAGGTACCCCTTTATGTAGCCGGGGTCCCTCGGCGTCTTGTCGAAGGGCGGGGTGAACAGCCTGATCAGCCCGTCCTCCCGCCTGACGCACTGCTCGTCCACCGAACGCATGGCGCGCAGCGCGCGTTCCCGCGGGGCGGCGCCGGAGAGGACCCCCCACGACTGGGCGATGGAGTCGATGCGGCACTCCTGGTTGGCGTGGCCGCCGAGGGGCGAACCGTCGTCGAAGAAGGCGCGCAGGTACCAGTCGCCGTCCCAGGCGGACGCCTCGACGGCCGCCCCGTACGCTTCGGCGCGGCGGCGCCACGTCGCCGCCTCCTCTGCGGCGGCGGGGCCGCCGCCTACCTCGAGCAGAGCGGCGAAGCGGTGGGCGGCGTCCAGCGCGAACCAAGCGAGCCAGACCGACTCCCCCTTCCCGCCGGCGCCGACGCGGTTCATGCCGTCGTTCCAATCGCCCGTGCCCATCAGGGGCAGACCGTGAACCCCGCGCGTCGCCCCGCGCTGCATGGCGCGGCGGCAGTGCTCGAGCAGCGTGCCCGCCTCGTCGCCCGGCCCGAACTGATCGTAGCGCTCCTCCTCGCCGTCCTTCAGGGCCGGACCGTGCAGGAACGGCACGCTCTCGCCGAGAACGGCCACGTCGCCGGTGGTGGTGACGTAACGCTCCGTGGCGTACACGAGCCAGAGCAGGTCGT
Proteins encoded in this region:
- a CDS encoding 4Fe-4S binding protein, with translation MAYIITEPCIGVKDASCVDVCPVECIYEADDQFYINPEECIDCGACVPACPVDAIFPEMDVPEEWESYIEKNTRLSGL